From the Coffea eugenioides isolate CCC68of chromosome 1, Ceug_1.0, whole genome shotgun sequence genome, the window CCAAACGGTTCAGAACAAGAAGATCATCTGTAGTATGATTTTGAGTCTTGTGTTTCCCACttaacttttttgttttcttagaCGTTGGATCTGGGGTGCGTCTGTTATCTACCATAAAAACCAATTCCATCATCTCTGGTaattatcaaatattgcttTTTTTCTTTCCGTGGGGAGATCTTTTTTTTGCTTAATTAGAAGAGGAACCCTTGTGTTGTGCTCAATTGGAAAAGGATATAGAGTCGATGTTGCAGGGATCTTTCTTTAGTGGAATATGAGACACAGGACGCACGTTACTTTGTCTTCTGAATAGCAGttaatatttcttttcttttatattattCAAACCCTGATCTCCATGTGAATTGAACGTTCAGAAAGTTGGCTTGTATTTGGTCTCGTAGTTCtccttttttccaaaaaaacaaATTTGATGTGTATTTTTTTGGATTTCAGCTGATTCCCTGTCCAGCAATCTCTTCAATCTCTTTCAAAGAATTTCTTTCTCCACTTTGATTATTTACCACCAAGTTCATTCCATTCTTTCCCTTTGCAGCAGCCTACCACATCTGGAAGCACCTATATTAAAGATTAATGCAATTAATTTCTTTGTCCATAATAACGTTTGCCCCATACTCATAATTTCAATCTAGAATTGTCTTTGAGGAATGCAAGCTCCAGACTGATCGATCAGTTTTATTATGGTTGTCAGTTGATCCATGGTCTACGCTAATACATAGAACTCGGACACATTTTTTTTATACCGAGCAGACCATctagagaaaaaaaatttcctaaaaaaaagaagagtttCTGAGTGTTGCTTAATTAAGACGTAAGCTGTTTTTGTTGTAGGTATCCGAAgagtttctccaaaattgaATTGTTGGAAAGTGATGGAAACAAATATCATGTTACTCTGTGACCACAAAGGGGCTAATCACGTTGCTCACAATGGAGAAAAAGATGAACTAAACAGTAGTATTCTGGCAGAGTCAGTCCATTCAAGCTGTTTCATTCTTTGGCACTTTATTTCTatatcaaaaatattttccttttgaattCCTCCCCTTTCCCTTTCGTCTTTGTACAGTTTGGACTTTGCAGTTTTCTTTGAGGGAAGGGGGGTTGGGGGGTGGGAGGAACTTCTATTTTCTGAGTCAGAATTGCAATGATATGCACCTAAAGGCGCGTTAGCTCAGGGAGGTTTTGTCGCGCAGCAAAATAGGGGGTTTTAGGTTCAAattttgtggaattttttttttttaaaaaaatggcaCGTTAGTACCTCGCAAGCCCACCAAAGAGAGCTTTTTATAATCTTTTGGGCCTGTGGACAGATGCacattatcttttatttttaagcccATCAATTTTAGGATCTCACTCTTGCTTTCAAGCGAGCAGATGTTGGGCTTTGACTTAAAATCTCATAGTACCTATCTTGACCTTTTCTCATCTACAACTATGCAAATCTCCACGCTTTGTGGGCTACCAGTTTTAGAGACATTAAGCAACACTTTCAAGGATCTCAATCTCGGTTGTTTGTTACTTGGTCCATGATTTCCAAGCTTGCActccaaacaaatttttttttttttaaactggaAGTCACTCTAAACAATTCTCAACAAGACTAGGACCAAGTGACATGAAATCCTTTTCTTATCTTGGGCGATTAACTTAGGCAAAGAATATCgtcccaaaaaaacaaaaaagactTGGGCTATAAATTTTTGGGAAAGGAACAAGGTTTGTGGGCCATTTATCTTTTAGCTTTTATTCGATCCATGTTACATTAGATTTGTCCTGTCCAACCCAATCGTTTTTACATTATTTGTGGCTAGGCTACCGTTGATTTGCCGGACATTTCTATTGTACCTGTGACCAGCCAACAACACTAAGTGCCTgcttgataacataaaaaagtgctgaaactgAATTCATTCAAACATTCAGATGTTGTgggtgtttgataaataaaaattcacctgttgaacttattaagtggtgctgaatttgtttgtatttttttcagcacaagaatcgtaGCTGAATGCTTAATTTGATAAGAACCAAGAGATTTATTTCAACTACTTTATCTTACCTACCAAATATATCCCTGTTTgttaattacattcaaaatccttatctaattaaacaacctaatatttcctattcaaaatccttatctaattaaaaaaaacaacctgatattctctattcaaaatttttttttaacaatagtATTTTTTTGCAGTAATTTTCATCCACAAAcatttatattttgattttttttttgtacagaTAAATATTATTTATGTGATGCAGCTTATCCACACACACGTGGCTTTATGACACCATATCAAAATATTAGATATTGGTTGTCTGATTTTCAAAATGCTTCTcgtccaaaattaaaagaaaaacattTTAACCAAGCACATGCAAGATTGAGAAATGTAATTGAACGTGCTTTTAGAGTATTAAAAGCTCGTTTTCCCATTCTCAAAACGATGAAACCATACCCTTTTCCCACATAAAGAAACATTGTCATTGTATGCATTGCTCTTCACAatcattgtcattttcatacctaacaattttaagttaattaaatcataggttttatttcctttttggattAAAAGATAGAAGGGTAAAATTGTACAATCTAGTTTATTAAGCATTAAATTatgaatatttatcaaacagtataaatagattCAGCATTAAGATTCAAACATTCATATATCTCTTTTCaatgcttaaaattcagcaaattaattatttcagtattcagaattcagattcagtatTATCAAACGGAGCCTAAGGTATAAAAGTTAACGGGCCAGTCTCAATTATTGATTTCTAAAGATTGAAAAATCTCTCGTGTCTAAGGGAAAATCGTTTAAAACGtctctcatattttataaaataatttttttcatcttttacttttaaaattataattttatgTTCCTCACAAATTCACATCAGTTAAATTTAATCCCTACCTAGGTTTTCAATTAGTTTTTTGCCAGAATCCACCATATCTCATGCACTTGATTATTTTTAAAgggtaaaattatcaaatcaaattttacataatatGATTCATAGTCCtttatatttcacaaaatgaatttttttagtccctcattttttataaaatgatttttttcatccctcattgatcatgtgtacaaatagcttttttttaaaaaaaaatccatgtatatatctgtttgatttcacctgaacagtacttttaggtgaaattaaatataaaaatatattatatgctaTTCATACTGTTTAATAATAtatttctatttaatttcacctaAAAGTACTGTTCAGGTAAAATCAAACAGATATATAcgtgaatttaaaaaaaattagtttctCACTCATGTTTATTTCCTTTTACTCAAAAATTGAAAGCAAATAAGACATTTAATCATAAACATTATCAAGTGTttatatcaaattaaatttggacagaaaaaataaacaaaggaaaagaatgacaaaaaagaaataaatgactggtactttcaaattttaaaacaattaaaatacaagtaattcaactgttggtcttaaaGGTGTCGAatagaaatttcaaataaaaactaCGAATTTGTTAGCATGACTATAGAATTCAAGTTATgatccatttaattagatggttTTATTATAcaacttaataaataaattattatcaaATGAGAAAAGGCCACAAATATTGAATAAATTCATatagtgaaatcaaatagatatatacacgggtttaaaacaaaattgttagttttaaacccatgtatatatctattaaATAGCATATGTAAACTACAATTAGCCTGTTTAgttgaaatcaaatagagatatattacatgatattcgtactgttcaagtgaaatcaaatagatatatataaatCGGTTTAAAAATAAAGAATTATTCGTATACATGATCAATGACggatgaaaaattcattttatgaaatatgagggacgacacaattcattttgtgaaatatgagggacTATGGATTAGattatgcaaaatttgatttgacaattttactcCTAAAACGTGATCACATGGAAGGCACATGGTAGATTCCGACAAAAAATTAATCGCAAACCTAGGTATAAACCAAATTTGACTGATGTGAATTTGTAAGAAAtatgaaattatatttttaaatatgagggacgaaaaaagtcattttataaaatataaagaATGTTTTAAACGATTTTCCTTTGCAATTAGGATTTGGATTATTTTGGCATTATTTTTTATCAACTAGCACGATGTTGAAGTAAACCAAGTAACTTGTGCATGAATAAACTTGCAAGCTTATATATGAACCAACTTTCAATTAATATTTTGGAGTAATTCAtcccaaaatttttcaatttaaattttctattttatgcgagaaaaatcaaatttcttttATACACTTTGATATATGTCAAACATCTTTCAGTTTTTGAGGAGCCCACCATTACACTTCGGTCAAAGTCGATTGAAGCCCACGTCAACCTTCAGAAATCCCATTAAATAAGACAACCCAACAATCCGATTTTTTCCCACCGCGCGAACGATGTCGTCACGAATAAACCTGGACAGTCCCGATGACAACCTCCGAGCTATGGCCACCGAGCAACGCCGCGAAATCGCGGCGGCGAAAGACCTAGAATCCGACATGGACCTCGCCTTCCGTCTCCAACTCCAGGAAGCAATCAACGCCTCCATCTCCTTCGTGCCCTCCACCTCCTTCGTGCCCTCCACCTCAGCCGCGTCGCCACGATCTCCCGCGCGAGATTTGGCTAAACCGGACGGTTCAAAAGATAATGTCCCTGACCTCCAATCGGTCGAGCTCTTAAAATTCGAGCAAGAAATAAAAGACCGGTTACTCTCCGAAGCTGAGTTTAAGAAAATAAGAGACGATCTCCACCGTCGGATTCACGATCAGAAATTGGCCGAGGAGATTGATAACATGCCGGAGGATGAGTGGGAGGAAATTGGGGGTAATTTCGAGCGACCTTTTGGAGAAGGAAGTTCGAAGAGTGTGGGAAGCGAGATTTTAAGGGTTTACTTTAAGGGTTTGGTGGAGAGTGAAGTTACGGTTAAGGTGAAGGATAATGTTGGTCGCTATAAGAGTGGGGTTTTCAGTGGGATTGGAGTGGCAATTTGTGATTCGAGAGACGAATTGTTGTTTGAAGTGAGAAAACCGTTGTGTGCGAATGGAATCAATCGGCGGATTGCTGAGTTTATGGCGTTGATTGAAGGACTGAATGCTGCACTGACGTTGGAATTGCCAAGGATTGTCTTTTATTGCGACTATTTTCCGATATATCAATTTGTAAGTTCTTAGTTCGTATTTGTGCATCTTTTTTATTTGTGTTTTGAATGTGTATTTGATTTTGATAGTTGCATAGCCACATTTTTTAGTAGTGCATGATCAGTACCTCATTTGGATGATTTCTAATTGCTCTGTAACTAAGGCTCAGTTCGGTTAGATACGAATTTGTTATCCACACCAACTATTTTCAACCCAATAGAGAAAAGCTGTGTCTTTTCTTCTTTAAGCCATGAGCATAAATTTGTCTAGTGGCGATGAAAGGACGGGAGGGCGAGAGCAAGGTGATTTGCAGGTAAGGCATATGAGTTATTTGATGGTCCTGGTCTCGTGTGGGAAACAGGACAATAGCAGGAAGGGGAGTGATGGCTGATAGTGGATATTGAAGTAGGTTAGATGGTCAAATGTTTTTGAGTCATCTGGGTGTGGCTATATTACTTGCAGGAAGAAGGGAAATTTAAACTTAAGGACAAAAAACGTTTAGCTCCAGAAACTTTTGCTGGAGGTTATTAGCTTGTGAGAATGAGCAGGCATGCATTGGTATTTTGAGGTTTGAATATGGTTGGCCTGACCATGGAAGTTTGTGTTAGCGAAGCAATATGGGCATGCCATATCTGTACCATCGTGTTTTTAGGTGACTCTGCAAAATGCTTATTTTGACCTAACTCTTGAGGTTATCTTCGTGCTTTATTTTGATCAAATGTTTATGCAAGTGTTGGAGCTTTGTGAAGCCAAattgtagaaaaattattagGTTCTTATTATTTTCCTAGCTGGTTTCTATTGTGTTCAACCAGCAATCAGCTTGATAGACAACTCAAGATTGGCAGTTCTGATACTTTCTTTGGGATGCAGGTTACTGGTCGATGGAATCCAAAGCAGCGGAAAATTGAGGCATTAGTTGATCAAGTGACTCAGCTCCGAGAAAAATTTACTTACTGCATCCCATCTTTAGTGGCTCGAAATGATGTAAAGTTTGCGTTTAAGCTTGCAAGAGAAGCAATAGTTTCTCAGGTTAATAGGTCTACAGACACTAGTGCTGAGGGGAGTTTATATGAGACGTGTATCAtatgttttgaggaaatgagtATTGACGAAATTTTCTCTGTTGATGGTTGTATGCATCGATTTTGCTACTCTTGCATGAAACAGCATGTGGAGGTCAAGATGCTTCACGGGATGGTACCTAAATGTCCTCATG encodes:
- the LOC113773647 gene encoding uncharacterized protein LOC113773647 — encoded protein: MSSRINLDSPDDNLRAMATEQRREIAAAKDLESDMDLAFRLQLQEAINASISFVPSTSFVPSTSAASPRSPARDLAKPDGSKDNVPDLQSVELLKFEQEIKDRLLSEAEFKKIRDDLHRRIHDQKLAEEIDNMPEDEWEEIGGNFERPFGEGSSKSVGSEILRVYFKGLVESEVTVKVKDNVGRYKSGVFSGIGVAICDSRDELLFEVRKPLCANGINRRIAEFMALIEGLNAALTLELPRIVFYCDYFPIYQFVTGRWNPKQRKIEALVDQVTQLREKFTYCIPSLVARNDVKFAFKLAREAIVSQVNRSTDTSAEGSLYETCIICFEEMSIDEIFSVDGCMHRFCYSCMKQHVEVKMLHGMVPKCPHEGCDCELKVDSCSKFLTPKLVEIMKQRKKEASIPVTEKVYCPYPKCSALMSKGEVSEYSRSSAIDVGRSGSRKCIKCNGLFCIDCKVPWHNNMTCFAYKKRYPNPPGEDLKLKTLAQRNMWRQCVKCNHMIELAAGCYHMTCRCGYEFCYTCGAEWKEKKATCSCPLWDNVHIIYDSDEEFDEDSEDEDYYESDSDDYY